From one Streptomyces chromofuscus genomic stretch:
- a CDS encoding ATP-grasp domain-containing protein: protein MRTHDDGLILVAHRIPAQVTPVGEWLAEVADRVVLITSEEAGPGYAGQFGEVIPVADYSGSDAVIAHVDRLCAEHTVSAVVHGTEDDILRLARARDRHGIAGLPAADALVFRDKHAMKAAVAAAVPTPQFLVPTGRADAEEFAERAGWPVVVKPRLGYGSRGVAVVHDVGELTAQLSGRDPDDVLIEAYLPGAVHHVDGFMREGEVLFALPSRYVNSCLSFADGESLGSAQLDEHDPLGKRLVDFAERAVAALPPTGFTPFHLEVFLHEDTEELYFCEIGARLGGGHVYETLTLSTGVNPVELWFRDQAGLSRGDVPFSRGPECYGWLLVPPHRGTLEEITDMRLPDSAVHHRLPDELPAAYAAATASTDAVVSFVVRGIDNAAVEAALHECAQWASNALRWSV from the coding sequence GTGCGGACGCATGACGACGGCCTGATTCTGGTGGCGCACCGCATCCCAGCGCAGGTCACGCCGGTGGGCGAGTGGCTGGCCGAGGTGGCGGACCGGGTCGTGCTCATCACCAGTGAGGAGGCCGGGCCCGGATACGCCGGCCAGTTCGGCGAGGTGATCCCGGTCGCCGACTACTCCGGTTCCGACGCCGTGATCGCCCATGTCGACCGGCTGTGCGCCGAGCACACGGTGTCCGCTGTCGTCCACGGGACCGAGGACGACATCCTGCGGCTCGCCCGGGCCCGCGACCGGCACGGGATCGCCGGACTCCCTGCCGCGGACGCGCTGGTGTTTCGGGACAAACACGCCATGAAGGCCGCCGTGGCCGCGGCCGTGCCGACGCCACAGTTCCTCGTCCCCACCGGGCGCGCCGATGCCGAGGAGTTCGCAGAGCGGGCCGGCTGGCCGGTGGTCGTCAAGCCGCGGCTGGGCTACGGATCGCGTGGCGTCGCCGTGGTCCACGACGTCGGCGAGCTGACGGCCCAGCTGTCCGGCCGCGATCCGGACGACGTTCTGATCGAGGCCTACCTGCCGGGTGCCGTCCACCATGTCGACGGCTTCATGCGCGAGGGCGAGGTGCTCTTCGCCCTTCCCTCACGCTATGTCAACTCGTGTTTGTCCTTCGCGGACGGAGAGAGCCTGGGCAGTGCCCAGCTCGACGAGCACGACCCACTCGGGAAGCGCCTCGTCGATTTCGCCGAGAGAGCTGTCGCCGCTCTGCCTCCGACCGGGTTCACCCCCTTCCACCTCGAGGTGTTCCTCCACGAGGACACGGAGGAGCTGTACTTCTGCGAGATCGGGGCGCGCCTGGGCGGCGGGCACGTGTACGAGACGCTCACCCTCAGCACAGGAGTCAACCCCGTCGAGCTCTGGTTCCGGGACCAGGCTGGACTGAGCCGCGGCGACGTCCCCTTCTCCCGTGGTCCCGAGTGCTACGGCTGGCTCCTCGTGCCCCCACACCGTGGCACTTTGGAGGAGATCACGGACATGCGCCTGCCCGATTCGGCGGTGCACCACCGCCTGCCCGACGAGCTCCCCGCCGCCTATGCCGCGGCCACGGCGTCGACGGACGCGGTTGTGTCGTTCGTCGTACGCGGCATTGACAACGCGGCGGTGGAAGCCGCTCTGCACGAGTGTGCCCAATGGGCCTCCAACGCTCTGAGGTGGTCGGTGTGA
- the speD gene encoding adenosylmethionine decarboxylase, producing MSVYAFSGTHVLCDIVGIAAERINDNELILEAIRKGIEASGAELCGVQTKEFEPVGVTAVYVLAESHVSVHTYPEQRSLFLDAFTCGTRCDPQRIVDVVLEALGPCEHRTSVLSRGEPVRVLASAGYAA from the coding sequence GTGAGCGTGTACGCCTTCTCCGGTACCCATGTGCTGTGCGACATCGTGGGCATCGCCGCCGAACGGATCAACGACAACGAGCTGATTCTCGAGGCCATCAGGAAGGGCATCGAGGCCAGTGGGGCGGAACTGTGCGGGGTGCAGACCAAGGAGTTCGAACCGGTCGGCGTCACGGCGGTGTACGTCCTGGCCGAATCGCATGTGTCGGTGCACACGTATCCCGAGCAGAGGTCGCTGTTTCTGGACGCCTTCACCTGCGGCACGCGCTGTGATCCGCAGCGCATCGTGGACGTGGTCCTCGAAGCGCTCGGGCCGTGTGAGCACCGCACCAGCGTGCTGAGTCGCGGAGAACCGGTCCGCGTCCTGGCCTCCGCGGGGTACGCCGCATGA
- a CDS encoding tryptophan 2,3-dioxygenase, which yields MIGEQVRAAHEELVGRGTGVRAASAAASDATSRQRVGSDAHAAMDTWENRSCSLFPYLEVVRHFQAVGRSQADPALVRRLSSVPADRQDAFLAAWLPMTCDQETGGYVTYAGLRPHLLAAGAGQGQGSGRDRLRSRLDELTVAVLGDLLRTEAAAAGLDATASAVRARLRATARLLVLSGDLAPRYRLAPSVTTDVAAALARTQDSLEPLAEASERAAKTVLELVSPTVAQTVVRSVLPVTRLHDEIMFIRSIQVFEALYEQIGLAVTESRDALLDGRLDEAADALAAVTERMTVLPALFRLLGTMPIEAFAVIRGYTSGRSAVQSRSYRRIEAACAPRPPSDAVGTSWTGPTLQEVWSDVRTRPGADRLTEQLRRLDTSWRGMKRSHWGITLRIIGEVPGTGGTAGASYLKNTSETPLFPALAGKGDR from the coding sequence ATGATCGGCGAGCAGGTCCGGGCGGCACACGAGGAACTCGTCGGGCGCGGCACGGGTGTGCGGGCGGCCTCCGCGGCCGCCTCGGACGCCACCAGCCGTCAGCGGGTCGGCTCCGACGCGCATGCGGCCATGGACACTTGGGAGAATCGATCCTGCTCGTTATTCCCCTACCTGGAAGTGGTCAGGCACTTCCAGGCAGTGGGACGCAGCCAGGCGGATCCGGCCTTGGTGCGGCGGCTCTCCTCGGTCCCCGCGGACCGGCAGGACGCCTTCCTGGCGGCCTGGCTCCCGATGACCTGCGACCAGGAGACCGGAGGGTACGTCACCTATGCGGGCCTGCGTCCGCACCTGCTGGCCGCAGGAGCCGGCCAGGGCCAGGGGAGCGGGCGGGACCGGCTCCGTTCCCGCCTCGACGAACTCACCGTGGCGGTCCTGGGCGACCTCCTCCGCACGGAGGCAGCCGCCGCCGGCCTGGACGCGACGGCGTCCGCGGTCCGCGCCCGTCTCCGGGCGACGGCGCGACTGCTGGTCCTGTCCGGCGACCTCGCCCCCCGCTACCGGCTCGCCCCGTCCGTCACCACCGACGTGGCCGCGGCTCTGGCTCGGACGCAGGACTCCCTGGAGCCGCTCGCCGAGGCATCGGAACGCGCCGCGAAGACCGTCCTGGAGCTGGTGTCCCCCACGGTGGCGCAGACCGTCGTGCGCTCCGTGCTTCCGGTCACCCGACTGCACGACGAGATCATGTTCATCCGCTCCATCCAGGTCTTCGAGGCGCTGTACGAGCAGATCGGGCTTGCCGTCACGGAATCGCGTGACGCCCTCCTCGACGGGCGGCTCGACGAGGCGGCCGACGCCCTGGCCGCAGTGACCGAGCGGATGACCGTGCTCCCGGCCCTGTTCCGCTTGCTGGGCACCATGCCGATCGAGGCGTTCGCGGTGATCCGCGGGTACACCAGCGGCCGTAGTGCCGTCCAGTCCCGCTCCTACCGGCGCATCGAAGCGGCGTGCGCGCCCCGCCCACCGTCGGATGCCGTGGGCACCTCGTGGACCGGACCGACCCTCCAGGAGGTCTGGAGCGACGTCCGCACTCGCCCCGGAGCGGACCGGCTCACCGAGCAACTGAGGCGTCTGGACACCTCATGGCGCGGGATGAAGCGCAGCCACTGGGGCATCACGCTGCGCATCATCGGCGAGGTCCCCGGCACCGGCGGTACCGCCGGTGCCTCCTACCTGAAGAACACCTCCGAGACACCGCTGTTCCCGGCGCTGGCGGGGAAGGGAGACCGTTGA
- a CDS encoding acetylserotonin O-methyltransferase → MTTEDATAARHDELLRRKIMGHLVSRSVSAVCELGVPDRLADGPLPVAELAPAVGADSGALGRFLRVLAGEDLFDEVAPDVFGLTPLGTLLCADTPGSLRQLVELMGGEAFRVWEAAEHSLRTGDAAFPRVFGKPYFEWLTEHPDAAKRFDEGQAGLVELRLRPLLGLDWSGVGTVVDIGGGTGALLSRLLTGNAHLRGTVFDLPHVGAAAAPALADAGVADRATVAEGDFFERIPPGADVYVLSQILHDWADRDAVRILQRCREAMGADSRLLIVEHVLPENAGAGAAGLLDLHMLVLLGGQERTRVQWESLLARGGFRLVSVTEGPRSSVLEAQA, encoded by the coding sequence TTGACAACGGAAGACGCAACCGCGGCCCGGCACGACGAGTTGCTCCGCCGCAAGATCATGGGACACCTGGTGTCCCGGTCCGTCTCCGCCGTCTGCGAACTCGGCGTCCCCGACCGCCTCGCGGACGGACCGTTGCCGGTGGCCGAACTGGCGCCGGCGGTGGGGGCGGATTCCGGAGCACTCGGCCGGTTCCTCCGGGTGCTCGCCGGAGAGGACCTGTTCGACGAGGTGGCGCCGGACGTCTTCGGTCTCACACCGCTCGGCACCCTGCTGTGCGCAGACACCCCGGGCTCGCTGCGGCAGTTGGTGGAGCTGATGGGCGGCGAGGCCTTCCGGGTCTGGGAGGCCGCGGAGCACTCGCTGCGCACCGGCGACGCTGCGTTCCCCCGTGTCTTCGGGAAGCCCTACTTCGAGTGGCTCACCGAGCACCCCGACGCCGCCAAGCGTTTCGACGAGGGACAGGCCGGACTCGTCGAGCTGCGGCTGCGGCCGCTGCTGGGCCTCGACTGGTCCGGTGTCGGCACCGTCGTGGACATCGGAGGGGGGACCGGCGCTCTGCTGAGCCGGTTGCTGACCGGCAACGCCCATCTCCGGGGAACGGTGTTCGACCTGCCGCATGTGGGGGCCGCTGCGGCCCCGGCGTTGGCCGACGCCGGAGTCGCCGACCGGGCCACCGTCGCCGAGGGGGACTTCTTCGAGCGGATCCCGCCGGGTGCCGACGTCTATGTCCTGTCGCAGATCCTGCACGACTGGGCGGACCGTGACGCCGTGCGCATCCTGCAACGGTGCCGCGAGGCCATGGGCGCCGACTCCCGCCTGCTGATCGTCGAACATGTGCTCCCGGAGAACGCTGGGGCCGGCGCCGCCGGGCTGCTCGATCTGCACATGCTGGTGCTGCTCGGCGGCCAGGAGCGGACCCGGGTCCAGTGGGAGAGCCTGCTGGCCCGGGGTGGATTCCGTCTCGTGTCCGTCACCGAGGGTCCTCGGTCCTCGGTACTGGAAGCACAGGCATGA
- a CDS encoding amidohydrolase: MDIVLTGGRVLGHDHADTIVLRGDRVLATGSARDLLTVVGKDARVVRTRGRLVMPGFQDAHVHPMAAGLLESWCDLSDSVGLDDALLRVGAYARRHPELPWIVGGGLTSAFLPPGTPVAELLDAVVPDRPVHLLGSDLHDACVNSTALARAGVGVHTPDPPFGAIGRDLGGRPTGLLHEAAAELVGRHVPPPDRAAQEGALLTAQRLLHPLGITAWQDALVGPYLGLPDPLPAYLRLAGRGEVTGAVSLALRWDPRRGPEQIEDLRERRAQAGAVGLPADHVKIMQDGICENGWAALLSPYLDRSVNPPGRLDATDLREAVTALVRAEFSVHFHAVGDRAVRECLDAVEAAGPSSGQRHHIAHVQLVDDTDLPRFAELDVTANVQPLWAAEIPHMRETYEPMLGPRRVDRQYPFGSLTRAGARLAAGSDWPVSSPNPLWGAYVAATRLPALASAPWMGGDYRPDPFNPQERIGVPEILRAYTAGSGHLHRRPATLAPGSPADVVVLDVDVLREGPDALCDAQVDLTIVSGRLVHDRLGETEAALLGVRGR; encoded by the coding sequence ATGGACATCGTTCTCACGGGCGGCCGGGTGCTGGGGCATGACCACGCGGACACCATCGTCCTGCGCGGGGACCGCGTACTTGCGACCGGCTCTGCCCGGGACCTGCTCACCGTGGTCGGGAAGGACGCCCGAGTAGTGCGTACCCGGGGCAGGTTGGTCATGCCCGGCTTCCAGGACGCCCATGTGCATCCGATGGCGGCCGGACTGCTCGAGTCCTGGTGCGACCTCAGTGACTCCGTCGGCCTCGACGACGCACTGCTCCGGGTGGGCGCGTACGCCCGGCGACACCCGGAGCTGCCGTGGATCGTCGGGGGCGGCCTCACCTCGGCGTTCCTGCCCCCTGGCACACCGGTGGCCGAACTGCTCGACGCGGTCGTGCCGGACCGGCCCGTCCACCTCCTGGGCTCGGACCTGCACGACGCGTGCGTGAACAGCACGGCACTCGCCCGGGCCGGAGTCGGCGTGCACACGCCGGACCCGCCGTTCGGCGCCATCGGCAGGGATCTCGGCGGTCGGCCGACCGGCCTGCTGCACGAGGCGGCGGCCGAACTGGTGGGGCGGCACGTCCCCCCACCGGACCGGGCGGCGCAGGAGGGCGCGCTGCTCACGGCCCAGCGTCTGCTGCACCCGCTCGGCATCACCGCATGGCAGGACGCCCTGGTCGGCCCCTACCTCGGTCTGCCCGACCCGCTCCCCGCCTACCTGCGGCTGGCAGGCCGGGGCGAGGTGACCGGCGCCGTGTCGCTGGCCCTGCGGTGGGACCCGCGCCGCGGGCCCGAGCAGATCGAGGACCTGCGTGAACGACGTGCACAGGCCGGAGCCGTGGGGCTTCCCGCCGACCATGTGAAGATCATGCAGGACGGCATCTGTGAGAACGGCTGGGCGGCACTGCTCTCGCCGTATCTCGACAGATCCGTCAACCCGCCCGGCCGGCTGGACGCCACGGACCTGCGCGAGGCCGTGACCGCGCTGGTCCGGGCGGAGTTCTCCGTGCACTTCCACGCCGTGGGGGACAGGGCGGTGCGCGAGTGCCTCGACGCCGTCGAAGCGGCCGGCCCCTCCTCGGGGCAGCGGCACCACATCGCCCACGTGCAACTCGTCGATGACACCGACCTGCCCAGGTTCGCCGAACTCGATGTGACGGCGAACGTTCAGCCGCTGTGGGCGGCGGAGATCCCGCACATGCGGGAGACGTACGAGCCGATGCTCGGCCCGCGCCGAGTGGACCGGCAGTACCCGTTCGGCAGTCTGACGCGGGCCGGCGCACGGCTGGCGGCCGGCAGCGACTGGCCCGTCAGCAGCCCGAATCCGCTCTGGGGCGCCTACGTCGCGGCCACCCGGCTGCCGGCTCTGGCCAGTGCCCCCTGGATGGGAGGGGACTACCGGCCCGACCCGTTCAATCCGCAGGAACGCATCGGCGTGCCGGAGATCCTCCGGGCGTACACGGCCGGCTCGGGCCATCTGCACCGGCGTCCGGCCACCCTGGCGCCGGGCTCCCCTGCCGACGTCGTGGTCCTCGACGTCGATGTGCTGCGGGAAGGGCCGGACGCCCTGTGCGATGCACAGGTGGACCTCACGATCGTCAGCGGTCGGCTCGTCCACGACCGGCTGGGCGAGACGGAAGCAGCGCTCCTGGGCGTGCGGGGCCGCTGA
- a CDS encoding histone deacetylase, translating into MEALASIDPELPQDRCPEHVWYTSYGSNTHLERLACYLRGGRPAGAAKEYPGCRNPAMPSRSIPVELTGAMYFATESPVWGGGRALYDPRASGRVLARAHLVTADQFVDIAAQEMYRDPDPAMSLDLVDVLTNGRAVLGQGRYETLVCAGQVDGLPVLTFTAPWRMDEVRWVRPASAYLRFLSSGLLSTGAWDARAIASYVAACPGASGHWSEQAVVGLLSLEGDGYRPGSPPED; encoded by the coding sequence GTGGAGGCTCTCGCGAGCATTGATCCGGAACTGCCGCAGGACCGGTGTCCCGAGCACGTCTGGTACACCTCCTACGGCTCCAACACGCACCTGGAGCGGCTCGCCTGCTACCTCAGGGGCGGTCGGCCGGCCGGTGCCGCGAAGGAGTATCCCGGGTGCCGCAATCCGGCGATGCCCTCCCGGTCGATCCCGGTGGAACTGACCGGAGCTATGTACTTCGCCACCGAATCACCGGTGTGGGGAGGCGGCAGGGCTCTCTACGACCCGCGGGCGAGCGGCCGGGTGCTCGCCAGGGCGCACCTGGTGACGGCCGACCAGTTCGTCGACATCGCCGCGCAGGAGATGTACCGGGATCCCGATCCCGCAATGAGTCTCGACCTGGTCGACGTGCTGACGAACGGACGGGCCGTCCTGGGGCAGGGCCGCTACGAGACCCTGGTGTGCGCCGGCCAGGTCGACGGTCTGCCGGTGCTGACCTTCACCGCCCCGTGGCGGATGGACGAGGTGCGGTGGGTCCGGCCCGCGTCGGCCTACCTGCGGTTCCTGTCGTCGGGCCTGCTGTCGACGGGCGCGTGGGACGCGCGGGCGATCGCGTCGTACGTCGCAGCCTGCCCCGGTGCGTCCGGCCACTGGTCGGAACAGGCCGTCGTCGGTCTCCTGAGCCTGGAGGGCGATGGTTACCGCCCGGGATCACCGCCTGAAGACTGA
- a CDS encoding D-2-hydroxyacid dehydrogenase family protein — MRYRCAVLDDYQGVATTVADWTPLGDRVEVVTFPDHFPTEGELAAALADFDFVVTLRERVPFPASLLDRLPRLALLVASGLRNSVIDYAAARANGVTVCGTESSPTPPVELTWALILGLARGLVQENTALRAGGPWQSTVGADLRGRRLGLLGLGKIGGRVARVGLAFGMKVTAWSQNLTEERTDEIGVHLSPTKEDLLATSDFVSVHLALSDRTRALLGPAELSLLKPTAYLINTSRAAIVDQEALLTALHEGRVAGAAVDVFDTEPLPADHPMRTAPRLLATPHLGYVSRANYERYYGQAIENIEAYLAGTPVRLLG, encoded by the coding sequence ATGCGCTACCGCTGTGCCGTACTGGACGACTACCAAGGCGTCGCCACCACCGTCGCCGACTGGACCCCGCTCGGAGACCGCGTGGAGGTCGTGACCTTCCCCGACCACTTCCCCACCGAGGGCGAACTGGCCGCGGCCCTCGCCGACTTCGACTTCGTGGTGACCCTGCGCGAGCGCGTCCCCTTCCCCGCCTCGCTCCTCGACCGGCTCCCCCGCCTCGCACTCCTCGTCGCGTCCGGCCTGCGCAACTCGGTGATCGACTACGCCGCAGCGCGGGCGAACGGCGTCACCGTGTGCGGCACCGAGAGCTCCCCCACTCCCCCGGTCGAGCTCACCTGGGCCCTGATCCTTGGCCTGGCCCGCGGCCTCGTCCAGGAGAACACCGCCCTGCGCGCCGGCGGTCCCTGGCAGTCCACCGTCGGCGCCGACCTGCGCGGCCGCCGCCTGGGCCTGCTCGGCCTGGGCAAGATCGGCGGCCGGGTCGCCCGCGTCGGCCTGGCCTTCGGCATGAAGGTCACGGCGTGGAGCCAGAACCTCACCGAGGAGCGCACGGACGAGATCGGTGTCCACCTCTCCCCCACGAAGGAGGACCTCCTCGCCACGAGCGACTTCGTCTCGGTCCATCTGGCCCTGAGCGACCGCACACGAGCCCTCCTGGGCCCGGCCGAACTGTCCCTCCTGAAGCCCACCGCCTACCTGATCAACACCTCCCGGGCGGCGATCGTCGACCAGGAGGCCCTGCTCACCGCCCTCCACGAGGGCCGCGTCGCCGGAGCGGCCGTGGACGTCTTCGACACCGAGCCCCTCCCCGCCGACCACCCGATGCGCACGGCCCCCCGCCTGCTGGCCACGCCGCACCTCGGCTACGTCTCCCGCGCGAACTACGAGCGCTACTACGGCCAGGCGATCGAGAACATCGAGGCCTACCTCGCGGGCACCCCGGTCCGTCTCCTCGGCTGA
- a CDS encoding AfsR/SARP family transcriptional regulator: MGGVRRCGPRFGLRFGLLGPPVLYEPCEAEAGESADEPAGPCDDKDVRAVRPGLVVRAVGSPKARVLLAALLLEAGRVVPVASLKDALWGGAPPASAHASLHNHVARLRRMLDDPGRLRAVPPGYLLRVEQGELDVHVFEGHVAAARAAHAGRDWERTVRECARALALWRGAPLSGLPAEVGGYAFVQRLAEARLLVLEWRYDAELALAEAGRAGSDRLAGMLPELAALAAEHPLREAYHRQLILALHRAGRRAEALAVHRDLRARLVEELGVEPGAAVREAHVEVLRGVPRTRDGEERDEVPAQAASGADAGPVVVRGGQASAPRPSQLPPPPAHFTGRSAVREALLRELVRPTALAVVSGMAGVGKSALALHVAHALAERFSDGQLYVNLHGATPGMTPLTPGQALTALLRDVGVEPCRIPDHPDAAAALLRSLLAPTRTLLVLDDAASAAQVRPLLPAGAGCAVIVTSRSPLTALDGARRFPLTPLSGAESAALLRAVSGRDGLDAGHPLVELTGRLPLALRVVAARLAARRALTPDVLACQLAATEGRLHHLEYDDLSVRSSLAVAHDALAASDREADRDAAVALRRIGALDLPSYGAPLVARLTGTDERRAGAALDRLVDVALLEETAYARYAPHDLVRDFARELAATGPSHGVDASGESSDPARTNAVDTPIPARPHGVEAPVDTPGPAPRHAGDASGETVTPGRPHAPGRTPAPALPHAADAPGDTPTPAGPHPVDAPGDTPGPGSRRAVDASGETATPGRPHAPGRTPAPALPHAADAPGDTPTPAGPHPVDAPGDTPTPDRPRLVDALVDTALRWYAATAERALTAIVEPGLDQDDRRRPTGAQPPEHAAYVSTVAAFDGAEAAFAWGDGELCNIVALVEAYAEHACERRAAYLSTLLRLLSPYLQRSGRVPEMELLGRAALGLARRLGDAAAEAYALVDLAGMHFLTGRHSEALTLNDRALAIWRRLGAVSWIRRCLNNRGLLLEGLGRYAESEEALRQSLEYSRRLNDPYGEAVTYSHLGNLYEHTDPRAAIEHHRRSLALGVGIGAVIVQHSAHCNIGYAHLTLGEPAAAAEHFEESLRILGGHGDWHGESQTRLGLVRALRALGRAERAERECAELLRRADARSDRYAGGLGRHQYGLLLRDRGREDDAHLAWRTALADLAETDERAVVTELRSLLPDAD; the protein is encoded by the coding sequence GTGGGCGGTGTGAGGCGGTGCGGGCCCCGGTTCGGGCTGCGGTTCGGCCTGCTGGGACCGCCCGTTCTGTACGAGCCGTGTGAGGCGGAGGCGGGCGAGTCCGCCGACGAGCCCGCTGGGCCGTGCGACGACAAGGATGTCCGCGCCGTGCGCCCGGGGCTCGTCGTGCGGGCCGTGGGCAGTCCCAAGGCGCGCGTCCTGCTGGCCGCGTTGCTGCTCGAGGCCGGCCGGGTCGTGCCCGTCGCGTCGCTCAAGGACGCGCTGTGGGGTGGCGCGCCGCCGGCCTCCGCGCACGCCTCCCTGCACAACCACGTCGCCCGGCTGCGCCGGATGCTCGACGACCCCGGACGGCTTCGCGCCGTGCCGCCGGGGTATCTGCTGCGGGTCGAGCAGGGCGAGTTGGACGTCCATGTGTTCGAGGGGCATGTCGCCGCGGCGCGCGCCGCGCACGCCGGGCGCGACTGGGAGCGCACGGTGCGCGAGTGTGCGCGGGCGCTCGCCTTGTGGCGGGGTGCGCCCTTGAGCGGACTGCCGGCCGAGGTGGGCGGCTACGCGTTCGTGCAACGGCTGGCCGAGGCGCGGCTGCTGGTCCTGGAGTGGCGGTACGACGCCGAGCTCGCATTGGCCGAGGCCGGGCGGGCCGGGAGTGACCGACTCGCCGGAATGCTGCCCGAGTTGGCCGCCCTCGCCGCCGAGCATCCGCTGCGCGAGGCGTACCACCGCCAGCTCATCCTCGCCCTGCACCGCGCCGGCCGCCGTGCCGAGGCCCTCGCCGTCCACCGTGACCTGCGGGCCCGCCTTGTGGAGGAGCTGGGGGTCGAGCCGGGGGCGGCCGTGCGCGAGGCTCACGTGGAGGTGTTGCGGGGGGTGCCACGAACGCGTGACGGTGAGGAGCGGGACGAGGTTCCCGCCCAGGCGGCGTCCGGCGCGGACGCGGGGCCCGTCGTCGTGCGTGGTGGGCAGGCGTCCGCACCCCGGCCGTCCCAGCTCCCGCCGCCCCCCGCCCACTTCACCGGCCGCTCCGCCGTACGCGAGGCCCTCCTGAGGGAGCTCGTCCGGCCCACCGCCCTGGCCGTCGTCAGCGGCATGGCCGGGGTCGGCAAGAGCGCGCTCGCACTGCATGTCGCGCATGCGCTGGCGGAACGGTTCTCCGACGGTCAGCTCTACGTCAACCTGCACGGCGCCACCCCCGGCATGACCCCCCTCACCCCCGGCCAGGCGCTCACCGCGCTCCTCCGCGACGTCGGTGTCGAGCCCTGCCGCATCCCCGACCATCCGGACGCCGCCGCCGCGTTGCTGCGCTCGCTGCTCGCGCCGACGCGCACGCTCCTGGTGCTGGACGACGCCGCGAGTGCCGCGCAGGTACGGCCGCTGCTGCCGGCCGGCGCCGGCTGCGCGGTGATCGTCACCAGCCGTTCGCCGCTGACCGCGCTGGACGGCGCCCGCCGCTTCCCGCTCACCCCGCTGAGCGGCGCGGAGAGCGCGGCACTGCTGCGCGCCGTGTCCGGGCGGGACGGGCTCGACGCCGGTCATCCGCTCGTCGAACTCACCGGCCGGCTCCCGCTCGCCCTGCGGGTGGTCGCGGCCCGGCTCGCCGCGCGCCGGGCGCTCACGCCGGACGTACTCGCCTGCCAACTGGCCGCCACCGAGGGGCGGTTGCACCATCTGGAGTACGACGACCTGAGCGTACGGAGTTCCCTGGCCGTCGCCCATGACGCGCTCGCCGCGTCCGACCGCGAGGCCGACCGGGACGCCGCCGTCGCGCTGCGGCGCATCGGCGCGCTCGACCTGCCCTCCTACGGCGCACCCCTGGTCGCCCGCCTCACCGGCACCGACGAGCGCCGCGCCGGGGCCGCGCTGGACCGGCTGGTCGACGTGGCCCTTCTGGAGGAGACGGCGTACGCCCGCTACGCACCCCACGACCTGGTCCGTGACTTCGCTCGCGAACTGGCCGCGACGGGCCCCAGCCATGGTGTCGACGCCTCCGGCGAGAGCTCCGACCCGGCCCGCACGAACGCCGTCGACACACCGATCCCGGCCCGTCCGCACGGTGTTGAGGCGCCCGTCGACACCCCGGGACCGGCCCCTCGGCACGCTGGTGACGCTTCTGGCGAGACCGTCACTCCTGGCCGCCCGCACGCCCCTGGCCGCACCCCCGCTCCGGCCCTTCCGCACGCTGCTGACGCGCCCGGCGACACCCCGACCCCGGCCGGCCCGCACCCCGTCGACGCTCCCGGGGACACCCCGGGACCGGGCTCTCGGCGCGCTGTCGACGCTTCTGGCGAGACCGCCACTCCTGGCCGCCCGCACGCCCCTGGCCGCACCCCCGCTCCGGCCCTTCCGCACGCTGCTGACGCGCCCGGCGACACCCCGACCCCGGCCGGCCCGCACCCCGTCGACGCTCCCGGGGACACCCCTACTCCGGACCGTCCGCGCCTCGTCGACGCCCTCGTCGACACCGCGCTCCGCTGGTACGCCGCCACGGCCGAGCGCGCTCTCACGGCCATCGTCGAACCCGGTCTCGACCAGGACGACCGCCGACGCCCCACCGGCGCACAGCCGCCGGAGCATGCCGCGTACGTGTCCACGGTCGCCGCCTTCGACGGGGCCGAGGCGGCGTTCGCGTGGGGTGACGGCGAGCTGTGCAACATCGTCGCGCTGGTCGAGGCGTACGCCGAGCACGCCTGCGAGCGCCGCGCCGCCTACCTCTCCACCCTCCTCCGGCTCCTCTCCCCCTACCTCCAGCGCAGCGGCCGGGTCCCCGAGATGGAGCTGCTCGGGCGGGCCGCGCTGGGGCTGGCGCGGCGGCTCGGGGACGCGGCGGCCGAGGCGTACGCGCTGGTCGACCTCGCCGGGATGCACTTCCTCACCGGGCGGCACAGCGAGGCGCTGACGCTCAACGACCGGGCGCTGGCGATCTGGCGGCGGCTCGGAGCCGTCTCCTGGATCCGGCGCTGCCTCAACAACCGCGGGCTGCTGCTCGAAGGGCTGGGACGGTACGCCGAGTCGGAGGAGGCGCTGCGGCAGAGCCTCGAGTACTCGCGCCGCCTGAACGACCCCTACGGCGAGGCCGTGACGTACAGCCACCTCGGCAACCTGTACGAGCACACCGACCCCCGCGCCGCCATCGAGCACCACCGCCGCTCGCTCGCCCTCGGCGTCGGGATCGGTGCCGTCATCGTGCAGCACTCCGCGCACTGCAACATCGGCTACGCCCACCTGACCCTCGGTGAACCGGCCGCGGCCGCCGAGCACTTCGAGGAGAGCCTGCGCATCCTCGGCGGCCACGGCGA